One Coffea arabica cultivar ET-39 chromosome 5c, Coffea Arabica ET-39 HiFi, whole genome shotgun sequence DNA window includes the following coding sequences:
- the LOC113690276 gene encoding proton pump-interactor 1-like isoform X3 codes for MGLSEPITFGSHGMDEPVKGEKNKAAEVNFPKDAVDEWPAPKQIHSFYFVRYRLHEDQKLKAKLDQADTELQKKNQARSQLIEKLRKLKADRAQKIAFLKDLNKENKQYRELIDEKKKEREPLQQALGQLHGGRDRGSGICSSEEELNHRIKSLQYHIQHESITLNEEKQILREIKQLEGTREKVIANAALRAKIQESMGEKEALEDQMKLIRVDMDGVRKDQQLVLAKRKQLEEEKEAIEKEIKSLEEELTAVTQKRDKTFENIQELRKQREEGNSAFYQNRSLLNKARGLAEKKDVEGLKELSETEVDKFISSWSGSEGFREDYERRILASLDGRQLSSDGRMRNPDEKPLVVVEVAPAAVTDVVPKTNVKQPKEDSSTSKLDATPVQKVQKEKSTKQQKDAGDGEEFVMPEKKQNDAPPKVNEIDELKLKEVKREEEIAKAKQAMERKKKLSEKAAAKAAIKAQKEAEKKIKEREKRAKKKAGANVAATQETEEQTEAPAEVVEVEKGEEAVETPALPKSKDRKENAVRHRNRPRGAADSLPKAFLRRKKATNYWLWAAPAAALALLLLIGIGYNYLL; via the exons ATGGGGCTTAGCGAACCAATAACATTTGGATCCCATGGTATGGATGAACCggtgaaaggggaaaaaaataaagcTGCTGAAGTCAACTTCCCCAAGGATGCAGTTGATGAATGGCCTGCACCTAAGCAGAtacattctttttattttgtaaggTATAGGTTACATGAAGATCAGAAACTCAAAGCCAAATTGGATCAGGCTGACACTGAGCTACAGAAGAAGAATCAAGCCCGATCCCAGCTCATTGAAAAACTAAGGAAACTGAAG GCTGATCGAGCACAAAAGATTGCTTTCTTAAAGGATTTAAATAAAGAGAATAAGCAGTACAGGGAGTTGATAGatgagaagaaaaaggaaagggaacCCTTGCAGCAGGCTTTGGGCCAATTACATGGAGGCAGAGACAGGGGATCTGGTATATGTTCGTCTGAGGAAGAACTTAATCATCGC ATCAAAAGTTTGCAGTACCACATTCAACATGAAAGTATCACCCTTAATGAGGAGAAGCAAATCCTTCGGGAAATTAAACAGCTTGAAGGGACAAGGGAGAAGGTTATAGCTAATGCTGCTTTGAGGGCAAAAATTCAAGAGTCAATGGGTGAAAAAGAAGCCCTTGAAGACCAGATGAAA CTTATAAGAGTTGATATGGATGGAGTGCGAAAGGACCAGCAACTGGTTTTGGCTAAGCGTAAACAACTTGAAGAAGAGAAGGAGGCTATTGAAAAGGAGATCAAGTCCTTGGAGGAGGAATTGACAGCTGTGACACAGAAAAGagacaaaacttttgaaaatattCAGGAATTAAGGAAACAACGTGAAGAAGGG AACTCCGCCTTTTACCAAAATCGTTCTCTGTTGAACAAAGCTAGAGGCCTTGCAGAAAAGAAGGATGTTGAAGGCCTAAAGGAACTTTCAGAAACAGAG GTAGATAAATTTATTTCCTCGTGGAGCGGGAGCGAGGGCTTCAGAGAAGATTATGAGAGGAGGATATTAGCGTCTCTGGATGGTCGTCAATTGAGTAGCGATGGGCGGATGAGAAACCCTGATGAGAAGCCTCTAGTAGTCGTTGAGGTAGCACCTGCAGCTGTAACCGATGTGGTACCCAAGACaaatgtaaaacaaccaaaagaagaTTCCAGTACTTCAAAACTTGATGCGACCCCTGTCCAGAAAGTTCAGAAGGAGAAGAGTACTAAGCAGCAGAAAGATGCGGGAGATGGAGAGGAATTTGTTATGCCTGAGAAGAAGCAAAACGATGCTCCTCCAAAggtgaatgaaattgatgagtTGAAATTGAAGGAAGTGAAAAGAGAAGAGGAGATCGCAAAAGCTAAGCAGGCgatggaaaggaagaaaaagttgTCAGAAAAAGCAGCTGCCAAAGCTGCAATCAAAGCACAAAAGGAAGCTGAGAAGAAAATTAAGGA GCGTGAGAAGAGGGCAAAGAAAAAGGCCGGGGCTAACGTTGCTGCTACTCAGGAGACTGAGGAACAAACTGAAGCGCCTGCCGAGGTAGTTGAGGTGGAGAAGGGGGAGGAAGCTGTTGAAACTCCGGCTCTCCCGAAAAGTAAAGACCGGAAGGAGAACGCTGTTAGACACAGAAATCGGCCCAGGGGTGCG
- the LOC113690276 gene encoding proton pump-interactor 1-like isoform X2 gives MGVEVVESKLPHVSGETAGEENSLLKENGKISNVMGLSEPITFGSHGMDEPVKGEKNKAAEVNFPKDAVDEWPAPKQIHSFYFVRYRLHEDQKLKAKLDQADTELQKKNQARSQLIEKLRKLKADRAQKIAFLKDLNKENKQYRELIDEKKKEREPLQQALGQLHGGRDRGSGICSSEEELNHRIKSLQYHIQHESITLNEEKQILREIKQLEGTREKVIANAALRAKIQESMGEKEALEDQMKLIRVDMDGVRKDQQLVLAKRKQLEEEKEAIEKEIKSLEEELTAVTQKRDKTFENIQELRKQREEGNSAFYQNRSLLNKARGLAEKKDVEGLKELSETEVDKFISSWSGSEGFREDYERRILASLDGRQLSSDGRMRNPDEKPLVVVEVAPAAVTDVVPKTNVKQPKEDSSTSKLDATPVQKVQKEKSTKQQKDAGDGEEFVMPEKKQNDAPPKVNEIDELKLKEVKREEEIAKAKQAMERKKKLSEKAAAKAAIKAQKEAEKKIKEREKRAKKKAGANVAATQETEEQTEAPAEVVEVEKGEEAVETPALPKSKDRKENAVRHRNRPRGAADSLPKAFLRRKKATNYWLWAAPAAALALLLLIGIGYNYLL, from the exons ATGGGCGTGGAAGTTGTGGAATCTAAGTTGCCCCATGTTTCTGGGGAAACTGCAGGTGAAGAAAACAGTTTGTTGAAGGAAAACGGGAAAATAAGCAACGTAATGGGGCTTAGCGAACCAATAACATTTGGATCCCATGGTATGGATGAACCggtgaaaggggaaaaaaataaagcTGCTGAAGTCAACTTCCCCAAGGATGCAGTTGATGAATGGCCTGCACCTAAGCAGAtacattctttttattttgtaaggTATAGGTTACATGAAGATCAGAAACTCAAAGCCAAATTGGATCAGGCTGACACTGAGCTACAGAAGAAGAATCAAGCCCGATCCCAGCTCATTGAAAAACTAAGGAAACTGAAG GCTGATCGAGCACAAAAGATTGCTTTCTTAAAGGATTTAAATAAAGAGAATAAGCAGTACAGGGAGTTGATAGatgagaagaaaaaggaaagggaacCCTTGCAGCAGGCTTTGGGCCAATTACATGGAGGCAGAGACAGGGGATCTGGTATATGTTCGTCTGAGGAAGAACTTAATCATCGC ATCAAAAGTTTGCAGTACCACATTCAACATGAAAGTATCACCCTTAATGAGGAGAAGCAAATCCTTCGGGAAATTAAACAGCTTGAAGGGACAAGGGAGAAGGTTATAGCTAATGCTGCTTTGAGGGCAAAAATTCAAGAGTCAATGGGTGAAAAAGAAGCCCTTGAAGACCAGATGAAA CTTATAAGAGTTGATATGGATGGAGTGCGAAAGGACCAGCAACTGGTTTTGGCTAAGCGTAAACAACTTGAAGAAGAGAAGGAGGCTATTGAAAAGGAGATCAAGTCCTTGGAGGAGGAATTGACAGCTGTGACACAGAAAAGagacaaaacttttgaaaatattCAGGAATTAAGGAAACAACGTGAAGAAGGG AACTCCGCCTTTTACCAAAATCGTTCTCTGTTGAACAAAGCTAGAGGCCTTGCAGAAAAGAAGGATGTTGAAGGCCTAAAGGAACTTTCAGAAACAGAGGTTG ATAAATTTATTTCCTCGTGGAGCGGGAGCGAGGGCTTCAGAGAAGATTATGAGAGGAGGATATTAGCGTCTCTGGATGGTCGTCAATTGAGTAGCGATGGGCGGATGAGAAACCCTGATGAGAAGCCTCTAGTAGTCGTTGAGGTAGCACCTGCAGCTGTAACCGATGTGGTACCCAAGACaaatgtaaaacaaccaaaagaagaTTCCAGTACTTCAAAACTTGATGCGACCCCTGTCCAGAAAGTTCAGAAGGAGAAGAGTACTAAGCAGCAGAAAGATGCGGGAGATGGAGAGGAATTTGTTATGCCTGAGAAGAAGCAAAACGATGCTCCTCCAAAggtgaatgaaattgatgagtTGAAATTGAAGGAAGTGAAAAGAGAAGAGGAGATCGCAAAAGCTAAGCAGGCgatggaaaggaagaaaaagttgTCAGAAAAAGCAGCTGCCAAAGCTGCAATCAAAGCACAAAAGGAAGCTGAGAAGAAAATTAAGGA GCGTGAGAAGAGGGCAAAGAAAAAGGCCGGGGCTAACGTTGCTGCTACTCAGGAGACTGAGGAACAAACTGAAGCGCCTGCCGAGGTAGTTGAGGTGGAGAAGGGGGAGGAAGCTGTTGAAACTCCGGCTCTCCCGAAAAGTAAAGACCGGAAGGAGAACGCTGTTAGACACAGAAATCGGCCCAGGGGTGCG
- the LOC113690276 gene encoding proton pump-interactor 1-like isoform X4, with the protein MGLSEPITFGSHGMDEPVKGEKNKAAEVNFPKDAVDEWPAPKQIHSFYFVRYRLHEDQKLKAKLDQADTELQKKNQARSQLIEKLRKLKADRAQKIAFLKDLNKENKQYRELIDEKKKEREPLQQALGQLHGGRDRGSGICSSEEELNHRIKSLQYHIQHESITLNEEKQILREIKQLEGTREKVIANAALRAKIQESMGEKEALEDQMKLIRVDMDGVRKDQQLVLAKRKQLEEEKEAIEKEIKSLEEELTAVTQKRDKTFENIQELRKQREEGNSAFYQNRSLLNKARGLAEKKDVEGLKELSETEVDKFISSWSGSEGFREDYERRILASLDGRQLSSDGRMRNPDEKPLVVVEVAPAAVTDVVPKTNVKQPKEDSSTSKLDATPVQKVQKEKSTKQQKDAGDGEEFVMPEKKQNDAPPKVNEIDELKLKEVKREEEIAKAKQAMERKKKLSEKAAAKAAIKAQKEAEKKIKEREKRAKKKAGANVAATQETEEQTEAPAEVVEVEKGEEAVETPALPKSKDRKENAVRHRNRPRGAADSLPKAFLRRKKATNYWLWAAPAAALALLLLIGIGYNYLL; encoded by the exons ATGGGGCTTAGCGAACCAATAACATTTGGATCCCATGGTATGGATGAACCggtgaaaggggaaaaaaataaagcTGCTGAAGTCAACTTCCCCAAGGATGCAGTTGATGAATGGCCTGCACCTAAGCAGAtacattctttttattttgtaaggTATAGGTTACATGAAGATCAGAAACTCAAAGCCAAATTGGATCAGGCTGACACTGAGCTACAGAAGAAGAATCAAGCCCGATCCCAGCTCATTGAAAAACTAAGGAAACTGAAG GCTGATCGAGCACAAAAGATTGCTTTCTTAAAGGATTTAAATAAAGAGAATAAGCAGTACAGGGAGTTGATAGatgagaagaaaaaggaaagggaacCCTTGCAGCAGGCTTTGGGCCAATTACATGGAGGCAGAGACAGGGGATCTGGTATATGTTCGTCTGAGGAAGAACTTAATCATCGC ATCAAAAGTTTGCAGTACCACATTCAACATGAAAGTATCACCCTTAATGAGGAGAAGCAAATCCTTCGGGAAATTAAACAGCTTGAAGGGACAAGGGAGAAGGTTATAGCTAATGCTGCTTTGAGGGCAAAAATTCAAGAGTCAATGGGTGAAAAAGAAGCCCTTGAAGACCAGATGAAA CTTATAAGAGTTGATATGGATGGAGTGCGAAAGGACCAGCAACTGGTTTTGGCTAAGCGTAAACAACTTGAAGAAGAGAAGGAGGCTATTGAAAAGGAGATCAAGTCCTTGGAGGAGGAATTGACAGCTGTGACACAGAAAAGagacaaaacttttgaaaatattCAGGAATTAAGGAAACAACGTGAAGAAGGG AACTCCGCCTTTTACCAAAATCGTTCTCTGTTGAACAAAGCTAGAGGCCTTGCAGAAAAGAAGGATGTTGAAGGCCTAAAGGAACTTTCAGAAACAGAGGTTG ATAAATTTATTTCCTCGTGGAGCGGGAGCGAGGGCTTCAGAGAAGATTATGAGAGGAGGATATTAGCGTCTCTGGATGGTCGTCAATTGAGTAGCGATGGGCGGATGAGAAACCCTGATGAGAAGCCTCTAGTAGTCGTTGAGGTAGCACCTGCAGCTGTAACCGATGTGGTACCCAAGACaaatgtaaaacaaccaaaagaagaTTCCAGTACTTCAAAACTTGATGCGACCCCTGTCCAGAAAGTTCAGAAGGAGAAGAGTACTAAGCAGCAGAAAGATGCGGGAGATGGAGAGGAATTTGTTATGCCTGAGAAGAAGCAAAACGATGCTCCTCCAAAggtgaatgaaattgatgagtTGAAATTGAAGGAAGTGAAAAGAGAAGAGGAGATCGCAAAAGCTAAGCAGGCgatggaaaggaagaaaaagttgTCAGAAAAAGCAGCTGCCAAAGCTGCAATCAAAGCACAAAAGGAAGCTGAGAAGAAAATTAAGGA GCGTGAGAAGAGGGCAAAGAAAAAGGCCGGGGCTAACGTTGCTGCTACTCAGGAGACTGAGGAACAAACTGAAGCGCCTGCCGAGGTAGTTGAGGTGGAGAAGGGGGAGGAAGCTGTTGAAACTCCGGCTCTCCCGAAAAGTAAAGACCGGAAGGAGAACGCTGTTAGACACAGAAATCGGCCCAGGGGTGCG
- the LOC113690276 gene encoding proton pump-interactor 1-like isoform X1, translating into MGVEVVESKLPHVSGETAGEENSLLKENGKISNVMGLSEPITFGSHGMDEPVKGEKNKAAEVNFPKDAVDEWPAPKQIHSFYFVRYRLHEDQKLKAKLDQADTELQKKNQARSQLIEKLRKLKADRAQKIAFLKDLNKENKQYRELIDEKKKEREPLQQALGQLHGGRDRGSGICSSEEELNHRIKSLQYHIQHESITLNEEKQILREIKQLEGTREKVIANAALRAKIQESMGEKEALEDQMKLIRVDMDGVRKDQQLVLAKRKQLEEEKEAIEKEIKSLEEELTAVTQKRDKTFENIQELRKQREEGNSAFYQNRSLLNKARGLAEKKDVEGLKELSETEVDKFISSWSGSEGFREDYERRILASLDGRQLSSDGRMRNPDEKPLVVVEVAPAAVTDVVPKTNVKQPKEDSSTSKLDATPVQKVQKEKSTKQQKDAGDGEEFVMPEKKQNDAPPKVNEIDELKLKEVKREEEIAKAKQAMERKKKLSEKAAAKAAIKAQKEAEKKIKEREKRAKKKAGANVAATQETEEQTEAPAEVVEVEKGEEAVETPALPKSKDRKENAVRHRNRPRGAADSLPKAFLRRKKATNYWLWAAPAAALALLLLIGIGYNYLL; encoded by the exons ATGGGCGTGGAAGTTGTGGAATCTAAGTTGCCCCATGTTTCTGGGGAAACTGCAGGTGAAGAAAACAGTTTGTTGAAGGAAAACGGGAAAATAAGCAACGTAATGGGGCTTAGCGAACCAATAACATTTGGATCCCATGGTATGGATGAACCggtgaaaggggaaaaaaataaagcTGCTGAAGTCAACTTCCCCAAGGATGCAGTTGATGAATGGCCTGCACCTAAGCAGAtacattctttttattttgtaaggTATAGGTTACATGAAGATCAGAAACTCAAAGCCAAATTGGATCAGGCTGACACTGAGCTACAGAAGAAGAATCAAGCCCGATCCCAGCTCATTGAAAAACTAAGGAAACTGAAG GCTGATCGAGCACAAAAGATTGCTTTCTTAAAGGATTTAAATAAAGAGAATAAGCAGTACAGGGAGTTGATAGatgagaagaaaaaggaaagggaacCCTTGCAGCAGGCTTTGGGCCAATTACATGGAGGCAGAGACAGGGGATCTGGTATATGTTCGTCTGAGGAAGAACTTAATCATCGC ATCAAAAGTTTGCAGTACCACATTCAACATGAAAGTATCACCCTTAATGAGGAGAAGCAAATCCTTCGGGAAATTAAACAGCTTGAAGGGACAAGGGAGAAGGTTATAGCTAATGCTGCTTTGAGGGCAAAAATTCAAGAGTCAATGGGTGAAAAAGAAGCCCTTGAAGACCAGATGAAA CTTATAAGAGTTGATATGGATGGAGTGCGAAAGGACCAGCAACTGGTTTTGGCTAAGCGTAAACAACTTGAAGAAGAGAAGGAGGCTATTGAAAAGGAGATCAAGTCCTTGGAGGAGGAATTGACAGCTGTGACACAGAAAAGagacaaaacttttgaaaatattCAGGAATTAAGGAAACAACGTGAAGAAGGG AACTCCGCCTTTTACCAAAATCGTTCTCTGTTGAACAAAGCTAGAGGCCTTGCAGAAAAGAAGGATGTTGAAGGCCTAAAGGAACTTTCAGAAACAGAG GTAGATAAATTTATTTCCTCGTGGAGCGGGAGCGAGGGCTTCAGAGAAGATTATGAGAGGAGGATATTAGCGTCTCTGGATGGTCGTCAATTGAGTAGCGATGGGCGGATGAGAAACCCTGATGAGAAGCCTCTAGTAGTCGTTGAGGTAGCACCTGCAGCTGTAACCGATGTGGTACCCAAGACaaatgtaaaacaaccaaaagaagaTTCCAGTACTTCAAAACTTGATGCGACCCCTGTCCAGAAAGTTCAGAAGGAGAAGAGTACTAAGCAGCAGAAAGATGCGGGAGATGGAGAGGAATTTGTTATGCCTGAGAAGAAGCAAAACGATGCTCCTCCAAAggtgaatgaaattgatgagtTGAAATTGAAGGAAGTGAAAAGAGAAGAGGAGATCGCAAAAGCTAAGCAGGCgatggaaaggaagaaaaagttgTCAGAAAAAGCAGCTGCCAAAGCTGCAATCAAAGCACAAAAGGAAGCTGAGAAGAAAATTAAGGA GCGTGAGAAGAGGGCAAAGAAAAAGGCCGGGGCTAACGTTGCTGCTACTCAGGAGACTGAGGAACAAACTGAAGCGCCTGCCGAGGTAGTTGAGGTGGAGAAGGGGGAGGAAGCTGTTGAAACTCCGGCTCTCCCGAAAAGTAAAGACCGGAAGGAGAACGCTGTTAGACACAGAAATCGGCCCAGGGGTGCG